ATAATGTTCGATGCGGTGAATGGCTTCGAATGCGAGTAACGTTTGCCGGTTTGCACGGTAAAATTTTTTGGGATCAACCTGCGCCTCTATGGAATCCAACGGCTTGTATAACTGAAACTTTCTGCCATCCTGCATGAATAGCTCTGTGGTTTCATGACATACCTTAAACAGTAAAATATTTTCAGTCGCGACGGGAATAAGCTGGTTCCGGAAATGGATCAGAAAGCTGCTTTTATATTTTCGGTTACGTGATTGAATGGAGGTAATTATTTTTTCAAATGCATCAATGTCGTGTTTGGGGGCCAGCATTTGGGCGATGGATTCGAGCTTCCTCAGGCTTTTCTCGAACAGATTTTCATTGATCGGTTTCAATATATAATCAATGCCGTTGCTCTGAAAAGCCTGAATGGCATATTCGTCATAGGCCGTGCAAAAGATGATCGGGCAGCTCAATTCAATCTTTTTAAATATTTCAAATGCAAGTCCGTCGCCCAGTTGAATGTCGGAGATGACCAGCTCTGGCTGTGGGTTATTCAGGAACCATTCTGTCGCAGTTTCCACGCTGTCCAGCACTGCAAGTATTTGATTGTCAGGCCGGAGTGTTTTTATGCAATTCTGAATGTCCCAGGCAGTGTGGACTTCGTCTTCAATGATTACAATGTTCATATCAATCGGCGATTGGCAGTAAAACTTCAAAATGGTTTGCATCCTTCTCCACGCGGATGCCGCGGCCTTTGAGGATTTCAAAGCGGTTATTAATATTATTTAAACCTACCTGAGAAGTTTCACCGGCCTTTTTGAACTGGAGGTTATTCTTCACAACTAAAAATCCGTCCGCTACATAAATGCAAACTTTCAACGGTCGCTTTTGCGAAAAGACATTATGCTTCACCACGTTTTCAATCAGCAGTTGGAGGGTGTTGGGAGGAACGGTTGCAGCCAGGATGCTGGCAGGAATTTGGATATCCACAGTAAATGCCTCTCCATAGCGTATTTGCAGCAGGTTGACGTAAGATTTCAAAAAGCAGATTTCTTCATCCAGCGTCACTTCCGTCATTCCATTGTGAACCAGCATATATCTGTAAATCGACGCCAGCTGATCGATAAATTTCAGCGATTGCATCTGATCCTGTTTGACAAGGGATTTCAGGGTGTTGAGTGAATTGAAAAGGAAATGCGGGTTTAACTGCTGTTTTAATGATTCGTGCAAAGCAATGAGATTTTCGCGTTTCAGGGTTTCCAGTTCAGCCTGCACCCGCCTGCTTTTTTCTGCGACGTCATAAAAATATTTGATCAGGATTACGAGGCCATTTAAAAGGATGATCCTGAGTATGAGATAGAACCAGGCTTTCGGGGAATGTATCAATGCGCCTCTTACCTGCGAGAGGAGTAATTCGGAGTTGTCTGCAAAACCGATGGTCAGAAATATGGCTATTGCACAAACCGTCGAAAGCAGGATGCGCAGCACCAGTTTTCTGGCGCTTTTTTTACTTTCCCTAAAACCGGAGAAGTCAATCAATGCAAAATTGATTGTCCAAAAAGAGAAAATGCAGCAAAATGAAAATACAAAACGCAGCAGAGCCTCAGAGCCGCTGGACCCGGAAAATACAAAAACACCAGGCAGGACAGCCGCCAGAAGCGCGCCTGTTTTTAGCTGATATTTCCGGATGAATTTTGACATGGTATTCTGTTTTGTCCGTTTCGGGTGTCTGATGGCCTGCCTGATATGCTAAATTGGTTATTGTTAGGCTTATATGTCAAGTTCTGCATTTAAAAATCTGGTTGCGGCGGTATTTTTGTACGATAATTCTTGGGAATGATCCGGTAAAACAAACGATGTCATATGCAGTATTCATTTCAAAAAAATGGCCAGGGATTCTGGTCAGAAGCCGTCGCATCACACATTAGAAACATGGAATCGATATTCAACGCCGCGTCCTCCGAAGGGATAACATTGTGGCTCGAAAGTGGCTGGGCGATTGATGCCCGCATCGGACAAATTACCAGAGAACATGAAGATATCGATATTGCCTACCCGGCTGAGCATCATGATAGCTATATTGATTTGCTCCGCAATCTCGGATTTTCGGGATACGAACAAATGGATTATGGTTTTTTGATGAGTAAAAATGACATACTGATCGATTGCGAACCTTGTTCAAAAATTGGTGAGGCGTATATATTGCCGGGATTTCCTTCCGGTTCCTGCCCGCCGGAGCCGGAAGGAAAACTTAACGGTAAACTCATCCGGTGCATCAGCTGGCAGGCGATGTATTTCGAGTTTTTGACTTACGAACAGGAGATTCCCAGATCCGACTGGCGTCCCAAAGATCATGAAAGCCTCAGGCTCATTGAACTACATCTTTCTACGGAAGAGCGGAAGGAGGTGGAACGTCATCTTGAAATAGCAAATAACCCGACCTGATATGATCCTTCGAAGTTGAAATCTATTTCCCGTCCCGGGCTCGTATCAATTCGACCGATTTGCGCTCCGGGTCGGCCGTAGCAATGTCAGGGATTACTCCTTTTCCCTCCCAGTTGGTTTGTGTGACAGGATTGACCGGACTTGCAATGGAGACAGACATTCTGAGTCCAGCTGGCAAGTCAAAATACTCATTTCGATTGGCCCCTCCTGCGCTGGGCTGGCCCACAACAATTGCCTTTTTGAAGGCCTGTAAGGTATAGGCAAAATATTCAGCAGCCGAGGCGGTTTTATGGTCAATCAAGATGTAGAGTGGTGTGCCGATCCGGAGTTTTCCATAAATCAGATCAGAACTTAGTGTCACCTGACAAGTCCCTTTTGCAGATTTCGTAGTTGAAATTTCTATGGGTTCGCCGTCAAAATAATGGTTCAGGATGTATTCCATAATACCCGGGTAGCCGCCGCCATTTCCCCGCAGATCAATAATCAGGTTTCGCCTGTTTTCAACCAGTTTCATTGCCGCCACAGCAGTTTGCATGGATCTTTTTGGGTGCATAAATTCTGTGATCCTGAGGTAAGCGATGTCATCGTCTAAAATCTCCATGCGCGTAAAACCGTAATTGTATTTCTGCTCTCTGCCCTTTTCCAGTTGTTCCCAGTTTCTACTGTCTGCCCTACCATTCTCCCTGCCCTGGACATATAGATGGCCGTCTTTGCTAATTTCCCGGAGGTCTTTGGTCAGCTCGTCCGCCAGCGCTTTCTTCTGATTGTAACGCAAATATTTGCCGGACGACGAAAGCTTACGGAATTCGCTGCAAATGCTGCTGCCTGCAATACTGTCGACATAATGATTCTCTATCAATCGGGGGATGGCTGCTGTAATAGCTTCTATTTCGCTTTTGTCAAGAATGTCACTATCAAGATGTGACCGAGCCGTATCCGACTGTGAGTAAGACGCCCGAATCAGCAAGAGCTGGGTCAGGATAA
This Dyadobacter sp. UC 10 DNA region includes the following protein-coding sequences:
- a CDS encoding LytR/AlgR family response regulator transcription factor, giving the protein MNIVIIEDEVHTAWDIQNCIKTLRPDNQILAVLDSVETATEWFLNNPQPELVISDIQLGDGLAFEIFKKIELSCPIIFCTAYDEYAIQAFQSNGIDYILKPINENLFEKSLRKLESIAQMLAPKHDIDAFEKIITSIQSRNRKYKSSFLIHFRNQLIPVATENILLFKVCHETTELFMQDGRKFQLYKPLDSIEAQVDPKKFYRANRQTLLAFEAIHRIEHYDDRKLMVKLEGVASEPVIVSKAKSTAFLAWVENR
- a CDS encoding sensor histidine kinase: MSKFIRKYQLKTGALLAAVLPGVFVFSGSSGSEALLRFVFSFCCIFSFWTINFALIDFSGFRESKKSARKLVLRILLSTVCAIAIFLTIGFADNSELLLSQVRGALIHSPKAWFYLILRIILLNGLVILIKYFYDVAEKSRRVQAELETLKRENLIALHESLKQQLNPHFLFNSLNTLKSLVKQDQMQSLKFIDQLASIYRYMLVHNGMTEVTLDEEICFLKSYVNLLQIRYGEAFTVDIQIPASILAATVPPNTLQLLIENVVKHNVFSQKRPLKVCIYVADGFLVVKNNLQFKKAGETSQVGLNNINNRFEILKGRGIRVEKDANHFEVLLPIAD
- a CDS encoding nucleotidyltransferase domain-containing protein, producing the protein MESIFNAASSEGITLWLESGWAIDARIGQITREHEDIDIAYPAEHHDSYIDLLRNLGFSGYEQMDYGFLMSKNDILIDCEPCSKIGEAYILPGFPSGSCPPEPEGKLNGKLIRCISWQAMYFEFLTYEQEIPRSDWRPKDHESLRLIELHLSTEERKEVERHLEIANNPT
- a CDS encoding S41 family peptidase translates to MRSILLILTQLLLIRASYSQSDTARSHLDSDILDKSEIEAITAAIPRLIENHYVDSIAGSSICSEFRKLSSSGKYLRYNQKKALADELTKDLREISKDGHLYVQGRENGRADSRNWEQLEKGREQKYNYGFTRMEILDDDIAYLRITEFMHPKRSMQTAVAAMKLVENRRNLIIDLRGNGGGYPGIMEYILNHYFDGEPIEISTTKSAKGTCQVTLSSDLIYGKLRIGTPLYILIDHKTASAAEYFAYTLQAFKKAIVVGQPSAGGANRNEYFDLPAGLRMSVSIASPVNPVTQTNWEGKGVIPDIATADPERKSVELIRARDGK